One window of the Halonatronomonas betaini genome contains the following:
- the pyk gene encoding pyruvate kinase, whose protein sequence is MRKTKIVCTLGPASNDKETIMKMAEAGMNVARFNFSHGDHAEQKARMDMVKEVEKEFGKPIGIMLDTKGPEIRTGVLKDDKVELVEGEEIVLTTEEIEGDKNRVSVTYKKLNEDLQEGSVILIDDGLIELNVNKIEGNDIYCEIINGGELGSRKGVNLPGVKVQLPALTDKDRKDILLGVEEEVHFIAASFVRKASDVLEIRKLLEENGAEDINIVPKIENEEGVENIDEIIEVSDGIMVARGDLGVEIPTEKVPVIQKLIIEKCNEAAIPVITATQMLDSMIRNPRPTRAEASDVANAIVDGTDAIMLSGESAAGKYPVESVETMARIAMEMENSQAFKDKMSNRKPSSKSTTESISFAACETAVNLDADALLTATGSGLTARVVSKFRPFIKIIAATPSIKVQHFLTLTWGVYPLISKFTSSTDEMIDTAIDAALEHGLIELGNLITITAGAPTGMPGTTNLIKVEVVGKPLIEGIGVGRGIVTGNVVIANTADEANERVKEGDILVTEITDKGFIPAMEKAAAVITSKGGLTSHPAIVGLNFGMPVVVGVGEDINSLEDGEEVTLDGIRGLVYKGKAHLR, encoded by the coding sequence ATGAGAAAAACTAAAATTGTATGTACTCTTGGCCCTGCCAGTAATGATAAAGAAACTATTATGAAAATGGCTGAGGCTGGTATGAATGTTGCCAGGTTTAATTTTTCCCATGGCGATCATGCCGAACAGAAGGCTAGAATGGATATGGTTAAAGAAGTTGAGAAAGAATTTGGAAAGCCGATTGGGATTATGCTCGATACCAAAGGGCCAGAAATTAGAACCGGTGTTTTAAAGGATGACAAGGTTGAACTTGTCGAAGGAGAAGAAATTGTTTTAACTACCGAAGAGATTGAAGGCGATAAAAATAGGGTAAGTGTTACTTATAAAAAATTAAATGAAGACCTTCAGGAAGGTAGCGTAATATTAATTGATGATGGTCTGATTGAGCTTAATGTTAATAAAATAGAAGGTAATGATATTTATTGTGAAATTATCAACGGCGGTGAATTAGGTTCAAGAAAAGGTGTGAACTTGCCTGGTGTTAAGGTACAACTACCTGCTTTAACTGATAAAGATCGGAAAGATATTTTATTAGGAGTAGAAGAGGAAGTTCATTTTATAGCTGCTTCTTTTGTTAGAAAAGCATCAGATGTTTTAGAAATAAGAAAGTTATTAGAAGAAAATGGAGCAGAGGATATTAATATTGTCCCTAAAATTGAAAATGAAGAGGGCGTTGAAAATATTGATGAAATAATAGAGGTTTCAGATGGCATTATGGTAGCAAGGGGTGATTTAGGAGTTGAGATACCAACAGAAAAAGTGCCGGTTATCCAAAAATTGATAATTGAGAAATGTAATGAAGCTGCTATTCCAGTTATTACTGCTACTCAGATGCTTGACTCTATGATAAGAAATCCTCGGCCTACTAGAGCTGAGGCTTCAGATGTGGCAAATGCAATAGTTGATGGTACTGATGCAATTATGCTTTCTGGTGAGTCGGCTGCCGGGAAATATCCTGTAGAATCAGTTGAAACTATGGCAAGAATAGCAATGGAAATGGAAAATTCTCAAGCATTTAAAGACAAGATGTCTAATAGGAAACCGAGCAGTAAATCAACAACTGAGTCAATTAGTTTTGCCGCCTGTGAGACTGCAGTAAATCTTGATGCAGATGCATTATTAACTGCTACAGGTTCTGGATTGACTGCTAGAGTTGTTTCGAAATTCAGGCCGTTTATTAAGATTATAGCAGCAACACCAAGTATAAAGGTTCAGCATTTCTTAACTTTAACCTGGGGTGTTTACCCATTAATCAGTAAATTTACCAGCTCAACTGATGAAATGATTGATACTGCAATTGATGCTGCTTTAGAACATGGATTAATAGAGCTTGGCAATCTAATTACTATAACTGCTGGAGCCCCAACCGGTATGCCTGGAACGACTAATCTTATAAAAGTTGAGGTAGTCGGGAAACCATTAATTGAAGGTATTGGGGTTGGAAGAGGAATAGTAACTGGAAATGTAGTTATTGCAAATACAGCTGATGAAGCTAATGAAAGAGTTAAAGAAGGAGATATATTAGTAACTGAAATAACTGATAAAGGATTTATTCCTGCGATGGAGAAGGCTGCAGCTGTAATAACTTCTAAAGGTGGATTGACTTCCCATCCTGCAATTGTTGGTCTTAACTTTGGGATGCCAGTTGTTGTTGGTGTCGGTGAAGATATTAATTCTTTAGAAGATGGTGAAGAGGTTACTCTAGATGGTATTAGAGGACTAGTCTATAAAGGCAAAGCTCATTTAAGATAA